The following coding sequences lie in one Niabella agricola genomic window:
- a CDS encoding alpha-L-fucosidase: protein MKRIGIVLFICLLTGMANGQSADKDTRMKWWREARFGMFIHWGVYAQWGGVYHGHQQARGGAEWIMNRSKIPVTEYQERAKSFNPVKYDPDAWVKMAKDAGMKYIIITSKHHDGFALFKSNASKWNVADATVYGKDLLKPLADACRKYGMKLGFYYSQAQDWNNPGGSAARKEMREGWPNPDSAKIDAYTLAHKGHWDPAQETKTFDQYINDVAVPQVKEILSNYGDIAVLWWDTPTNMTDEAAQKLQDVLKLQPNIITNDRLKRPNFRGDTKTPEQKIPTQAELDGQDWETCMTMNGSWGYKSWDHNWKPTETLIRNLVDIASKGGNYLLNIGPKDDGSVPEESIERLAQIGKWMKVNSSAVYATQASPLQDLSWGRCTMKPSGANTVLNLFVFDWPKDGKLVVPGLSNKVISAVQLDGNKPVKARNQNGTVVIDLPATAPDAIASVIRLQVKGAVENVNTKGGKKMKTGELD, encoded by the coding sequence ATGAAAAGAATCGGAATTGTACTATTTATATGCCTGCTTACAGGCATGGCAAATGGCCAGTCGGCAGATAAAGATACCCGCATGAAATGGTGGCGGGAAGCCCGTTTTGGCATGTTCATCCATTGGGGCGTATATGCACAATGGGGCGGTGTGTATCACGGACATCAGCAGGCAAGAGGCGGTGCCGAATGGATCATGAACCGCAGCAAGATACCGGTAACCGAATACCAGGAACGCGCCAAATCCTTTAACCCGGTAAAATACGATCCGGATGCCTGGGTAAAAATGGCAAAGGATGCGGGGATGAAATACATCATCATCACCTCCAAGCATCATGATGGTTTTGCGTTGTTTAAATCCAATGCCAGTAAATGGAATGTGGCAGATGCTACGGTTTACGGTAAGGACCTGCTGAAACCGTTGGCGGATGCCTGTCGTAAATATGGAATGAAGCTGGGCTTTTACTATTCCCAGGCACAGGACTGGAACAATCCCGGTGGATCGGCTGCCCGCAAGGAAATGCGCGAAGGCTGGCCCAACCCCGATTCTGCAAAGATCGACGCATACACGCTGGCACACAAAGGCCATTGGGATCCGGCACAGGAAACCAAAACCTTTGATCAGTACATCAATGATGTTGCTGTGCCGCAGGTAAAAGAGATCTTGTCCAACTATGGAGATATCGCCGTGCTGTGGTGGGATACGCCCACCAATATGACCGACGAAGCGGCGCAGAAACTGCAGGATGTATTAAAGCTGCAGCCGAATATCATTACCAACGATCGCTTAAAACGGCCAAACTTCCGGGGCGATACCAAGACGCCGGAGCAAAAAATTCCTACACAGGCGGAGCTGGACGGGCAGGATTGGGAAACCTGTATGACCATGAACGGCAGCTGGGGGTATAAAAGCTGGGATCATAACTGGAAACCGACAGAGACCCTGATCCGGAACCTGGTGGATATTGCCTCCAAGGGGGGAAATTATCTCCTGAACATCGGACCGAAGGATGATGGATCGGTACCGGAAGAAAGCATAGAGCGCCTGGCCCAGATCGGTAAATGGATGAAAGTGAACAGCAGTGCGGTTTACGCCACACAGGCCAGCCCGTTGCAGGATCTTTCATGGGGAAGATGCACCATGAAACCGTCCGGGGCAAATACGGTATTGAACCTGTTTGTATTCGACTGGCCGAAAGACGGGAAGCTGGTTGTGCCCGGTCTTTCCAACAAAGTGATCAGCGCCGTGCAGCTGGACGGAAACAAGCCGGTAAAAGCCCGGAATCAAAATGGTACAGTGGTGATTGATCTGCCTGCAACCGCTCCGGATGCAATTGCTTCCGTAATCCGGTTACAGGTAAAAGGCGCGGTGGAAAATGTAAATACGAAGGGTGGTAAGAAAATGAAAACGGGGGAACTGGATTAG
- a CDS encoding TonB-dependent receptor, translating to MKIKDCPAMRDGVQLIIKYLLIMKLVVFIALLTSTQAIAIDTFSQERISLKQSNIAITSVLKGIEERYDYRFVYSDSVALSKQRIDVYAKNAAIDEVMQQLLETTGFSYKRMNKGLIVIIGNEPEQAAVPVKATVVDDAGAPVPGANIVEKGTTNGAVTKEDGSFLINVKDEQAVLVISVVGFVAREIPVSQLTATIVLERAERKLEEVIVVGYGTQKKVNLTGAVSTISGQELVKRPAANPSLLLQGKVPGLQVVQNSAQPGLENPSIQIHGVGTFSSAGNNPLVLIDGIPGSLTNVNPNAIENISVLKDAASAAIYGVQAANGVILVTTKTGTRGRLNVDYSYNWGLQKPSGVPQLIWNSVEFMELSNEGINRTGQNLGKLYTQAQIDAYRNGNGSAQYPNTDWTKLMFRNAPIQQHYLSVNGGEGKTTYNFGLGYLDQDGILIKTGYKRYNAQFNFRTQMSKVIGFGSNISFMQGNRMDPFSNTENLVLSIYAQHPLWSPYLPDGSGRVTSKAYDFETTNQNAYAVMQTSKDYNKAYSVMANSYVDVNIAKGLKAQVKGGVTYNTDRQTRQNIPLPTFLFQPDVNGVYAPQQNYLGTYITLTKTQQEDVHYTFYSTLTYDRVFNDVHHFTALGGYNQENFSYEQLAGFRRDFPSENLPALNAGGTDAQTTNGYGYEWALKSFFGRLNYAFDSRYLFEVSLREDGSSRFREGRRWGAFPSMSAGWRVSQENFMKGIAWLSNLKIRGSWGRLGNQNIGNYPYQNLLDNGIYIYDKVATGVLNANLADSNITWETTTAAGIGVDFALFHNKLSGTFDYFSKQTKNILRIAQVPAFVGMGAPTINSGAMENKGFEFSLDYKDRFGEVDFFAGANYYTYKNRVTKLGAEEIQSNKLRREGLPWNSWYMWKWIGVFQNQEQINAAPKQQYAPKPGDLIFADLSGPDGAPDGKVDAYDRVVIPGQYPKFNYGFNLGAAYKGFDLTVFFQGVAGIKVYTDQWGYGAFRQWSPPPTFWRDRWTPDNPTNKLPGMYVDQYMPITAASSFWLQDASYLRLKNLVLGYNFNSRLLQRMKMQQLRVYFSGDNLLTFSDFEGDPERVITDNTSGRFAIYPQASVYTFGVKVTF from the coding sequence ATGAAAATTAAAGATTGCCCTGCCATGCGCGATGGGGTGCAATTAATTATCAAATACCTGTTGATAATGAAACTTGTCGTCTTTATCGCCCTGCTCACTTCTACTCAGGCGATCGCCATCGATACGTTTTCCCAGGAACGGATCAGTTTAAAACAATCCAATATTGCCATTACTTCAGTTTTAAAAGGCATTGAGGAGCGTTATGATTACCGCTTTGTATATAGCGACAGTGTGGCGCTGAGCAAGCAACGGATAGACGTGTATGCCAAAAATGCTGCCATTGATGAGGTGATGCAGCAGCTGTTGGAAACGACCGGGTTTTCCTATAAACGGATGAATAAGGGGCTGATCGTAATCATCGGCAACGAGCCGGAGCAGGCGGCAGTACCGGTAAAGGCCACCGTAGTAGACGATGCCGGAGCGCCGGTGCCAGGAGCCAACATCGTTGAGAAAGGCACCACCAATGGTGCGGTTACAAAAGAAGACGGGAGCTTCCTGATCAATGTAAAAGATGAGCAAGCGGTACTGGTGATTTCGGTCGTTGGCTTTGTGGCAAGAGAGATACCAGTAAGCCAGCTAACAGCCACCATAGTGCTGGAACGTGCAGAGCGTAAACTGGAGGAAGTGATTGTGGTTGGTTATGGCACCCAAAAGAAAGTAAACCTCACCGGAGCCGTATCAACGATTTCGGGGCAGGAACTGGTAAAACGGCCGGCTGCCAATCCTTCTTTGTTACTGCAGGGAAAGGTACCCGGCCTGCAGGTGGTGCAGAACTCTGCACAACCCGGTTTGGAAAATCCTTCCATCCAGATCCATGGCGTGGGCACTTTTAGCTCGGCAGGCAACAATCCGCTGGTATTGATTGATGGTATACCGGGTTCCCTTACCAATGTAAACCCCAATGCCATCGAAAATATTTCTGTTTTAAAAGATGCCGCTTCGGCTGCTATTTACGGAGTACAGGCGGCCAACGGTGTGATTCTTGTAACAACAAAGACCGGCACCAGGGGGCGGCTCAACGTGGATTATTCCTACAATTGGGGATTGCAGAAGCCTTCAGGAGTACCGCAACTGATCTGGAATTCGGTGGAATTTATGGAGCTTAGCAATGAGGGGATCAACCGAACCGGGCAAAACCTGGGAAAGCTGTACACGCAGGCACAGATCGATGCTTATCGCAATGGGAATGGTTCAGCGCAATATCCCAACACAGACTGGACAAAATTAATGTTTAGAAATGCTCCGATCCAGCAGCACTATCTGAGTGTAAACGGCGGTGAGGGTAAAACCACGTACAATTTCGGGCTGGGGTATCTTGACCAGGACGGCATTCTAATAAAGACCGGCTATAAGCGCTACAATGCCCAATTCAATTTTCGCACCCAAATGAGCAAAGTGATCGGCTTTGGCAGCAACATCAGCTTTATGCAGGGCAACCGGATGGATCCTTTCAGCAATACCGAAAACCTGGTGCTCAGCATCTATGCCCAGCATCCGCTTTGGTCGCCCTACCTGCCGGATGGAAGCGGCCGGGTTACCAGTAAAGCCTATGATTTTGAAACCACCAACCAGAATGCCTATGCGGTAATGCAGACCAGTAAAGATTATAACAAAGCCTACAGTGTAATGGCCAACAGCTATGTGGATGTAAATATTGCAAAGGGGCTGAAGGCACAGGTAAAAGGTGGCGTAACCTATAATACCGACAGGCAAACAAGACAAAATATACCGCTGCCCACCTTCCTGTTTCAGCCGGATGTCAATGGCGTATATGCACCACAGCAAAATTACCTGGGTACTTATATTACGCTTACAAAAACCCAGCAGGAAGACGTTCACTACACGTTTTATTCCACGCTCACCTATGACCGGGTCTTCAATGATGTGCATCATTTTACTGCCCTGGGCGGATATAACCAGGAGAATTTCAGCTATGAACAGCTGGCCGGTTTTCGCAGGGATTTTCCTTCGGAGAACCTGCCTGCATTGAATGCCGGCGGAACGGATGCGCAGACGACCAACGGGTATGGGTATGAATGGGCTTTAAAATCATTCTTTGGAAGGTTGAATTATGCATTTGACAGCCGCTACCTGTTTGAGGTTAGTCTTAGAGAAGACGGGTCCTCCAGGTTTCGGGAGGGAAGAAGATGGGGCGCGTTTCCATCCATGTCTGCCGGTTGGCGGGTATCGCAGGAAAACTTTATGAAAGGCATCGCCTGGCTCTCCAACTTAAAGATCCGCGGTTCCTGGGGCCGGCTGGGGAATCAGAATATAGGCAACTATCCCTATCAGAACCTGCTGGATAATGGCATTTATATCTATGACAAAGTGGCTACGGGCGTATTAAACGCCAACCTTGCAGATTCAAACATTACCTGGGAAACCACAACCGCTGCGGGGATCGGGGTAGACTTTGCCCTGTTTCATAATAAGCTCTCCGGTACCTTCGACTACTTTTCCAAGCAAACGAAAAACATCCTCAGAATAGCGCAGGTGCCCGCTTTTGTAGGTATGGGCGCCCCCACCATTAATTCCGGTGCCATGGAAAACAAGGGCTTCGAATTCAGCCTGGATTATAAAGACCGTTTCGGCGAGGTCGATTTTTTTGCAGGAGCTAATTATTATACCTATAAAAATCGGGTTACCAAACTCGGCGCAGAGGAAATCCAAAGTAATAAACTAAGAAGAGAAGGCCTTCCCTGGAACTCCTGGTATATGTGGAAATGGATCGGTGTGTTTCAAAACCAGGAGCAGATCAATGCGGCACCAAAACAACAGTATGCGCCTAAGCCGGGCGATCTCATTTTTGCAGATCTGAGCGGACCCGATGGCGCTCCGGATGGCAAAGTGGATGCCTATGACCGGGTGGTGATCCCGGGTCAGTATCCGAAATTCAATTATGGATTTAACCTGGGTGCGGCCTACAAGGGATTTGATCTGACCGTATTCTTCCAGGGAGTAGCCGGCATCAAAGTGTATACGGATCAATGGGGCTACGGTGCATTCCGGCAATGGTCGCCACCGCCTACGTTCTGGAGAGACCGCTGGACTCCGGACAACCCTACCAATAAGCTGCCGGGAATGTATGTGGACCAATACATGCCCATTACCGCCGCTTCTTCTTTCTGGTTGCAGGATGCGTCCTACCTGCGTTTAAAAAACCTGGTGCTGGGTTATAATTTCAACAGCCGGTTGTTGCAACGGATGAAGATGCAACAGTTGCGGGTGTATTTCTCCGGGGATAACCTGCTTACCTTTTCAGATTTTGAAGGCGACCCCGAGCGGGTGATTACGGATAATACCAGCGGACGATTTGCCATTTATCCGCAGGCCAGCGTATATACGTTTGGTGTTAAAGTCACTTTTTAA
- a CDS encoding RNA polymerase sigma factor has product MNNRIKEWLEQTAANDCHASFEQLYLHFAPGMQAFALSIVGDKEVAPDLVQDLFVTLWLNRKSLAAIEHPANYLYCALKNNAVHYLKSRKRLMPLVFEENERITLSGENPETDVMTKEIKQLLETVINDLPYKCRLVFRLIKDDGLRYKEVAHLLDISVKTVEAHMRLAYSRIVECLELVLPQHTATYKPGKRSGL; this is encoded by the coding sequence ATGAACAATCGGATAAAAGAATGGTTAGAGCAAACGGCGGCAAACGACTGTCATGCGTCCTTTGAACAACTATATCTGCATTTCGCACCTGGGATGCAGGCTTTTGCCCTATCGATTGTGGGGGATAAAGAGGTAGCGCCGGATCTGGTGCAGGATCTTTTTGTAACCCTGTGGCTCAATCGCAAAAGTCTGGCCGCAATCGAACACCCGGCCAATTACCTTTATTGTGCGTTGAAAAATAATGCAGTGCATTATCTGAAATCCAGGAAACGCTTAATGCCGCTTGTGTTTGAGGAGAATGAACGTATTACGCTGTCCGGTGAAAACCCGGAAACCGATGTAATGACCAAAGAAATAAAACAACTGCTGGAAACAGTGATCAACGACCTTCCGTACAAATGCCGGCTGGTCTTCCGGCTGATCAAGGATGACGGCCTCCGGTACAAAGAAGTGGCGCATTTGCTGGACATCTCCGTCAAAACAGTGGAAGCCCATATGCGGCTGGCGTATAGCCGGATTGTAGAATGCCTGGAGCTGGTACTGCCGCAACATACGGCCACTTATAAGCCGGGGAAGCGCTCGGGTCTGTAG
- a CDS encoding RagB/SusD family nutrient uptake outer membrane protein: MMIDNIKQLLLGGTLFLLLAGCQRDHFLDKQPFDKVTNEAFWTSRKDAELALTGCYSSLRTPAFAIDQSSFSSLQFEGLTDNAYCNSTLDNYTDISRGVITPTTGGIVTRVWTDAYKGIARCNWFLGNLHRVPDLTEADKARMKGEAYFLRAFMYNELTMLYGDVPLITELLGFGPDVFKTKKAPRMDIVKKMIRDLDSAANGLLNVSYADGHPVRASALALKARMCLYNGLWQEAADAAKKVMDEGKAALAKSYQGIFWGEQEGNPEILFSVKASSPTAIHNLDLLYGSRFSMVPLHTLVDCYEMKDGTAPVAPIVPSFYDPKNRMRNDFYQNRDPRLKLTIFTPGDPWAYNPTIGFNNEAKFKAESPSVNNLGIRKYINLTVNDGSGGPAGSSQAIVKLRYADVLLMYAEAMVELGGGSTSDPLALKAINDVRARPGVAMPAKTAPLTRAAIRNERRVELAFEGLRYYDIKRWKIAKDVLNGYKDPGNVTRVFEDRFYYWPVPQTEVDMMGIDFQNPDYR; encoded by the coding sequence ATGATGATTGATAATATAAAACAGCTCCTGTTGGGGGGAACCCTCTTCCTTTTACTGGCCGGTTGTCAGAGGGATCATTTTCTGGATAAACAACCTTTTGATAAAGTAACCAATGAAGCATTCTGGACCTCCAGGAAAGATGCAGAACTGGCCCTTACCGGTTGTTACAGTTCACTCCGGACTCCGGCATTTGCCATCGACCAGAGTTCTTTTTCTTCCCTGCAGTTTGAGGGATTAACCGACAACGCCTATTGCAATTCAACCCTTGATAATTATACCGACATTTCAAGGGGAGTGATCACACCAACCACGGGGGGCATTGTTACGCGTGTTTGGACGGATGCCTATAAAGGGATTGCCCGCTGTAACTGGTTTCTCGGAAACCTGCACCGGGTGCCGGACCTGACGGAGGCTGACAAGGCGCGTATGAAGGGAGAAGCGTATTTTCTGCGGGCATTCATGTACAATGAACTAACCATGCTGTATGGCGATGTGCCGCTGATTACGGAGTTGCTGGGATTTGGTCCGGATGTATTTAAAACCAAGAAAGCACCGCGGATGGATATTGTAAAAAAAATGATCCGGGACCTGGACAGTGCTGCCAACGGGCTTCTCAATGTATCCTATGCTGACGGGCACCCGGTACGGGCTTCTGCGCTTGCGTTGAAAGCAAGAATGTGTTTGTACAACGGATTATGGCAGGAGGCAGCCGATGCTGCAAAGAAGGTAATGGATGAAGGTAAAGCAGCGCTGGCCAAAAGTTACCAGGGCATCTTTTGGGGCGAGCAGGAAGGCAACCCGGAAATCCTGTTTTCGGTGAAGGCCAGCAGCCCCACCGCTATCCATAACCTCGATCTGTTATATGGTTCCCGGTTTTCCATGGTGCCCCTGCATACCCTGGTTGATTGTTATGAAATGAAAGATGGTACCGCCCCGGTAGCTCCCATCGTGCCTTCGTTCTATGATCCGAAGAATCGGATGCGCAATGATTTTTATCAGAACCGGGATCCGCGGCTGAAGCTCACCATCTTTACCCCTGGTGATCCATGGGCCTACAATCCAACGATCGGGTTTAACAATGAAGCCAAGTTTAAAGCAGAATCCCCTTCAGTAAATAATCTCGGCATTCGAAAGTATATTAACCTAACGGTTAATGACGGTTCCGGTGGTCCTGCCGGAAGCTCGCAGGCCATCGTAAAACTGCGTTATGCGGATGTACTGCTGATGTATGCAGAAGCAATGGTGGAGCTGGGCGGCGGCAGTACGAGTGATCCGCTGGCATTGAAGGCCATTAATGATGTGCGAGCGCGTCCGGGCGTTGCCATGCCCGCAAAAACAGCCCCTTTAACCCGTGCCGCCATAAGGAACGAACGCCGGGTGGAACTGGCATTTGAAGGATTGCGGTATTATGATATCAAACGCTGGAAAATTGCAAAAGACGTATTGAACGGCTATAAAGATCCGGGTAATGTAACCCGTGTATTTGAAGACCGCTTTTATTACTGGCCCGTTCCCCAAACAGAAGTGGATATGATGGGGATAGACTTTCAGAATCCGGATTACCGGTAG
- a CDS encoding FecR family protein, with the protein MERNRFIELLRKKESGEITLLEQKELHEALAANETYAEIQRSLKLLSEAPPLFNRDTAGGSTAELKRLWARIGQAEKQSRGRFARMTARWMVAAAVIFILITGGAVYFFRERSQPLSEASNVIATDKGSRTNLILPDGSKVWVNADTRLTYDHTFGAKTRSVYLSGEAYFEVAKDKAHPFIVHTSLMDVRAVGTAFNLRSYKDEADAQATLMEGIVEVAFKRKETGKIILKPMEKVIVRNSAANAPAEKELPEIAVVKINYDTAASAAPETRWLKNQLVFNQERLGAIIKTLERHYGCTIRVNDTLLLNRKLSGTFQDESLADVLESFRLASGIRYTMDKNNVLLFK; encoded by the coding sequence ATGGAAAGAAACCGGTTTATTGAATTACTAAGAAAAAAGGAAAGCGGTGAAATCACATTGCTGGAACAAAAGGAGCTGCATGAAGCCCTGGCGGCAAATGAAACCTACGCGGAAATACAGCGATCGCTGAAATTGCTTTCAGAAGCGCCCCCGCTGTTTAACCGCGATACCGCCGGGGGAAGTACTGCAGAATTAAAACGATTATGGGCGCGGATCGGCCAGGCCGAAAAGCAAAGCAGAGGCCGTTTTGCGCGGATGACGGCACGATGGATGGTGGCAGCGGCAGTGATTTTTATATTGATTACAGGCGGAGCGGTTTATTTTTTTAGAGAACGATCGCAGCCGCTGTCGGAAGCGTCCAATGTCATTGCCACCGATAAGGGCTCGCGCACCAACCTGATCCTACCCGATGGGAGCAAGGTTTGGGTAAATGCCGACACCCGGCTTACCTACGATCATACATTTGGGGCTAAAACAAGATCGGTATACCTATCGGGGGAAGCTTATTTTGAAGTGGCCAAAGATAAAGCCCATCCTTTCATTGTACACACATCATTAATGGACGTACGGGCCGTGGGAACCGCCTTCAACCTGCGTTCTTATAAAGACGAGGCCGATGCACAGGCTACATTAATGGAAGGCATCGTGGAAGTTGCATTTAAACGGAAAGAAACCGGCAAGATTATTTTGAAGCCTATGGAGAAAGTGATCGTGCGGAACAGTGCCGCCAACGCTCCGGCTGAAAAAGAGCTCCCGGAAATTGCCGTGGTGAAGATAAATTATGATACTGCCGCATCCGCCGCTCCGGAAACCCGCTGGTTAAAGAATCAGCTGGTATTTAACCAGGAGCGCCTGGGAGCGATTATAAAAACGTTGGAACGGCATTATGGCTGTACGATACGTGTAAATGATACGCTATTGCTAAACCGTAAGCTCAGCGGTACATTCCAGGATGAGAGCCTGGCGGATGTACTGGAATCCTTCCGGCTGGCATCCGGCATCCGGTATACGATGGATAAAAATAACGTATTGCTTTTTAAATAA
- a CDS encoding polysaccharide lyase 6 family protein: MKKHIIAGVLLLLSVQVWAGIVTVTSLEDLQKAIERAVPGDVIVLKNGVYSASRDIIIAQQGTKQQPIIIRAEHTGGAEISGSGGFNMISPAAYIVVSGFKFTHAASKARSGTGTRFCRWTHNIFETPGKGEYLTIAGSDHEIDYNTFQNKKEMGRILAIRGEGKQIAERLHIHHNYFYNFPDQGGANGAETFQFGLSGFSLSTSNSIVEYNLFEKCHGENELISVKASSVTLRYNTIRDCPAQFTLRHGNKCEVYGNYFFNTPGIRIFGDDHSIFSNYFENCAQAITVGNGGGEVADGAALTEHDRPDRVLIAFNTMVNNKKNIEQPGRKNGLGATAISIVSNIIQGGDVAASIAGPYTSPQWKGNIIFKTKGAGDMPATGCRELDPRLVKSADGIWHLDKNSPAIGAGESNYPLVKVDMDGQARSGKWDTGADQYSTAKTTAHALKADEVGALAK, from the coding sequence ATGAAAAAACATATAATTGCAGGCGTATTGTTATTGCTTTCGGTGCAGGTATGGGCCGGTATCGTTACTGTAACCAGCCTTGAAGATCTGCAGAAGGCCATTGAGCGGGCAGTACCCGGCGACGTGATTGTACTCAAAAATGGCGTGTACAGCGCCAGCCGCGACATTATAATCGCACAGCAGGGAACAAAACAGCAGCCGATCATCATACGGGCAGAACATACCGGGGGTGCCGAAATAAGCGGCAGTGGTGGTTTTAACATGATAAGCCCTGCGGCGTATATTGTAGTCTCCGGCTTTAAGTTTACACATGCGGCTTCAAAAGCCCGTTCGGGAACCGGAACCCGATTTTGCCGCTGGACGCATAATATTTTTGAAACGCCTGGCAAAGGTGAATACCTGACCATTGCAGGGAGTGATCATGAAATCGACTACAATACGTTCCAGAATAAAAAAGAAATGGGCCGAATCCTGGCCATCCGCGGGGAAGGGAAACAGATCGCCGAACGTCTGCACATCCATCATAATTATTTTTACAATTTTCCCGATCAGGGTGGCGCCAACGGGGCCGAAACATTTCAGTTTGGGTTAAGTGGATTCAGTTTGTCAACCAGCAACAGCATCGTGGAGTACAACCTGTTTGAAAAATGTCATGGAGAAAATGAACTCATCTCCGTAAAAGCATCGAGTGTTACCTTGCGCTACAATACCATCCGTGATTGTCCGGCGCAGTTTACATTGCGGCATGGTAATAAATGCGAAGTGTATGGCAATTATTTTTTCAACACGCCGGGGATCCGCATTTTCGGAGATGATCATTCCATTTTCAGTAACTATTTTGAAAACTGTGCGCAGGCCATAACGGTGGGCAACGGTGGCGGGGAAGTAGCAGATGGGGCCGCACTTACCGAGCATGACCGGCCAGACCGGGTGCTAATCGCTTTTAATACAATGGTGAACAATAAGAAGAATATTGAACAGCCGGGAAGGAAGAACGGATTGGGTGCCACGGCCATCAGCATTGTCAGTAATATCATTCAGGGTGGAGATGTAGCTGCATCTATTGCCGGACCTTATACCTCGCCACAATGGAAAGGGAATATTATTTTTAAAACAAAGGGCGCGGGTGATATGCCTGCAACCGGGTGCCGGGAGCTGGATCCCAGGCTGGTAAAAAGTGCAGACGGGATCTGGCATTTGGATAAAAACAGCCCGGCCATCGGTGCCGGCGAAAGTAACTACCCACTGGTAAAGGTAGATATGGACGGCCAGGCACGCAGCGGGAAATGGGATACCGGTGCCGATCAGTACAGCACGGCAAAAACGACCGCCCATGCGTTAAAGGCGGACGAAGTGGGCGCGCTGGCAAAATGA
- a CDS encoding glycoside hydrolase family 28 protein gives MRSLFLIFLSGLWFYTKASDVNVMDYGAKGDAITLNTIAIQKAIDACNRSGGGKVFFPEGNYLSGTIELKDNVVLHVQKGATLLGSTDMEAYRNLDPFTEGLGIDVGWALLVAVDRRNIGIEGGGTIDGQGSKLKAAHILKDTRPEGQRWGRRPFLLRVVRCTGVQVSDVTLKYAGAWTSHYFQSKGIRIERLKIVSVGVAHNDGIGIDGCQDVVIRNCDVESGDDALVFKTTSSKMACKNIKASGLRLKSHQAGIKMGTESMANFENIEISGCEIRDTRNGGIKLLSVDGAQIKNVLIADITMNQVRTPILLRLGSRLSVFRKGQDVQQQTGSFENVVLKNITAVSADSTQLKSATGILITGVPEHRISGIMLEKIRITLPGGGAVGEADAVVPEAISQYPEVKTFGPVIPAYGLWLRHAQDIRVKDLELRTKAADHRPAVFMEDVQQAQLTNCAFRAEGNPAAIIKIRSSDAITLEKIQAVAKANLLIDADTASRSGVQYKSGQ, from the coding sequence ATGAGATCATTATTCTTAATTTTTTTATCAGGACTTTGGTTTTATACAAAGGCATCGGATGTAAACGTAATGGATTATGGTGCCAAAGGCGATGCCATCACCTTAAATACAATAGCCATTCAGAAGGCCATCGATGCCTGCAACCGTAGCGGAGGTGGAAAAGTTTTTTTTCCTGAAGGAAATTATCTGTCTGGTACCATCGAGTTAAAAGACAACGTGGTACTGCATGTTCAAAAAGGTGCTACCCTGCTGGGCAGCACCGATATGGAAGCCTACCGTAACCTGGACCCGTTTACCGAAGGCCTGGGCATTGATGTGGGCTGGGCGCTGCTGGTGGCGGTTGACCGAAGGAATATCGGCATCGAAGGGGGCGGCACGATCGACGGGCAGGGAAGCAAACTAAAGGCGGCCCATATTTTAAAAGATACCCGGCCCGAAGGGCAGCGCTGGGGCCGGCGTCCGTTCCTGCTGCGGGTGGTACGTTGTACCGGCGTACAGGTCAGTGATGTTACGCTTAAGTATGCGGGAGCCTGGACCTCGCATTATTTTCAATCCAAAGGCATCCGGATCGAGCGCCTGAAAATTGTAAGTGTGGGGGTAGCGCATAATGATGGAATCGGTATCGATGGGTGCCAGGATGTGGTGATCCGAAACTGTGATGTGGAAAGCGGCGACGACGCGCTGGTATTTAAAACCACTTCCAGTAAAATGGCCTGTAAAAACATAAAGGCAAGCGGGCTCCGGTTAAAAAGCCATCAAGCCGGCATTAAGATGGGAACCGAATCCATGGCCAATTTTGAAAATATAGAGATCAGCGGTTGTGAGATCAGGGATACCCGCAATGGCGGTATCAAACTATTATCGGTAGATGGTGCACAAATAAAGAACGTGTTGATTGCTGACATCACCATGAACCAGGTCCGTACACCCATATTGCTGCGTTTAGGATCGCGGCTCAGCGTATTCCGCAAAGGGCAGGATGTGCAGCAGCAGACCGGCAGCTTTGAAAATGTAGTACTGAAGAATATTACTGCTGTTTCGGCAGACAGCACACAATTAAAATCAGCTACCGGCATATTGATCACCGGTGTACCGGAGCACCGGATCTCAGGGATCATGCTTGAAAAGATCCGGATCACATTACCGGGCGGTGGTGCCGTCGGTGAAGCCGATGCAGTGGTGCCCGAAGCGATCAGTCAATACCCTGAAGTAAAAACCTTTGGACCGGTAATCCCGGCCTATGGACTCTGGTTGCGCCACGCACAGGATATCCGGGTGAAAGACCTCGAACTACGAACAAAAGCAGCCGATCACCGTCCGGCTGTTTTTATGGAAGATGTACAGCAGGCACAACTTACAAATTGTGCATTCCGTGCAGAAGGCAATCCCGCTGCTATTATTAAAATAAGATCATCGGATGCAATCACACTGGAAAAAATACAGGCGGTAGCTAAGGCGAACCTGTTGATAGATGCAGACACAGCAAGCAGGTCCGGGGTTCAATATAAAAGCGGTCAATAA